The Mangifera indica cultivar Alphonso chromosome 8, CATAS_Mindica_2.1, whole genome shotgun sequence genome has a window encoding:
- the LOC123223887 gene encoding lipoyl synthase, mitochondrial: MKSRFTTTVFRALNTTRAFSSSTQTPNPSSSQFPHSLAGLRARLASESPSLSDFFDLQSSNTYSVEVGTKKKPLPKPKWMKESIPGGDKYVQIKKKLRDLKLHTVCEEAKCPNLGECWSGGETGTATATIMILGDTCTRGCRFCNVKTSRTPPPPDPNEPTNVAEAIASWGLDYVVITSVDRDDLPDQGSGHFAQTVLKLKELKPNMLVEALVPDFRGHHGCVEKVAKSGLDVFAHNIETVEELQSVVRDHRANFKQSLDVLMMAKECAPAGTLTKTSIMLGCGETPDQIVTTMEKVRAAGVDVMTFGQYMRPSKRHMPVSEYITPEAFEKYRVLGMDMGFRYVASGPMVRSSYKAGEFYIKSMIESDRASSLPQLPL; this comes from the exons ATGAAATCTCGCTTCACCACAACTGTGTTTCGCGCCCTCAACACTACAAGGGCGTTTTCCTCTTCCACCCAAACTCCAAACCCATCTTCTTCTCAATTCCCTCATAGCCTAGCGGGCCTCCGGGCTCGTCTGGCCTCTGAGTCACCGTCCCTCTCCGATTTTTTCGATCTTCAATCTAGCAATACTTACTCCGTCGAAGTTGGAACGAAGAAGAAGCCATTGCCCAAGCCCAAATGGATGAAAGAATCCATTCCTGGAGGGGATAAGTATGTTCAGATCAAGAAAAAGCTGAGGGACTTGAAGCTTCATACCGTTTGTGAAGAGGCTAAGTGTCCTAATTTGGGTGAATGTTGGTCTGGCGGTGAAACTGGGACAGCAACGGCCACGATTATGATCTTGGGCGATACCTGCACTCGCGGTTGCAG GTTCTGCAATGTCAAGACATCTCGGACACCTCCTCCTCCTGACCCGAATGAACCTACCAATGTCGCTGAGGCAATTGCATCATGGGGTTTGGATTATGTTGTGATAACTAGTGTTGATCGTGATGATTTGCCCGATCAAGGAAGTGGTCATTTTGCTCAGACGGTTTTGAAATTGAAGGAATTGAAACCAAATATGCTTGTAGAAGCCTTGG TTCCTGATTTTCGTGGACACCATGGATGTGTGGAGAAAGTTGCAAAGTCAGGGTTGGATGTCTTTGCACACAATATTGAGACTGTTGAAGAGCTTCAAAGTGTTGTGAGGGATCACCGTGCCAATTTTAAGCAATCTTTGGATGTTCTAATGATGGCCAAGGAATGTGCTCCTGCTGGAACACTCACCAAGACCTCAATAATGTTAGGCTGTGGGGAAACACCTGATCAAATTGTAACTACGATGGAAAAGGTGAGAGCAGCAGGTGTTGATGTGATGACATTTGGTCAATATATGAGGCCATCAAAGCGCCATATGCCAGTATCTGAATATATTACTCCTGAGGCCTTTGAGAAGTATCGAGTACTTGGCATGGATATG GGATTTCGTTATGTGGCATCTGGTCCCATGGTGAGGTCATCATACAAGGCGGGTGAATTCTACATCAAATCTATGATAGAATCTGATCGGGCTTCATCTTTGCCACAGCTGCCTT